In Microbacterium lushaniae, the following are encoded in one genomic region:
- a CDS encoding serine hydrolase domain-containing protein: MSANPSSEGISRRLDRLARRYARKPAVGELSLAVAHPPTGFAWTWGADRPYFIASITKLFTAASIMQLRAEGRLELDTRAVDILGSATMRGLAVVEGIDRSAEVTVGQLLRHTSGIPDYFELRGADGTSLAERMLTRDESWDFDRLVQRARELPSPFAPGSPGRAHYSDTNYQLLGRLIELCTGRPFEQVVRSRIIEPLGLSATWLFTRDTLGRYDSVASIRHGRRDLRIPLTMASFAPDGAVVATAEDQLAFLRAFLSGELFPAEYLAEMTAEWNSPLGGWVPLQYGVGIMRFALPRWQTFPIRVPPMIGHAGATGSVLFADPVHGLLVAGTVNQMQPRRLPYPLLARITAAVGPLVSADRAASVTAT; the protein is encoded by the coding sequence ATGTCAGCCAACCCCTCGAGCGAGGGCATCAGCCGCCGCCTCGACCGGCTCGCCCGGCGCTACGCGCGCAAGCCCGCCGTCGGCGAGCTGAGCCTGGCCGTCGCGCATCCGCCCACCGGCTTCGCGTGGACGTGGGGCGCGGACCGGCCCTACTTCATCGCCAGCATCACCAAGCTGTTCACCGCGGCGTCGATCATGCAGCTGCGGGCTGAGGGCCGGTTGGAGCTCGACACCCGGGCCGTCGACATCCTCGGATCGGCGACGATGCGCGGCCTGGCGGTCGTGGAGGGCATCGATCGCTCAGCGGAGGTGACGGTGGGCCAGCTCCTGCGGCACACCTCGGGCATCCCCGACTACTTCGAGCTCCGTGGCGCGGATGGCACCTCCCTGGCAGAGAGGATGCTGACCCGCGACGAGTCGTGGGATTTCGATCGACTCGTTCAGCGCGCCCGCGAGTTGCCGAGTCCGTTCGCACCCGGATCCCCCGGTCGCGCCCACTACAGCGACACCAACTATCAGCTCCTCGGACGCCTCATCGAGCTGTGCACGGGCCGTCCGTTCGAACAGGTCGTGCGATCGCGCATCATCGAACCCCTCGGGCTCTCGGCGACGTGGCTCTTCACCCGGGACACCCTCGGGCGCTACGACTCCGTCGCATCCATCCGCCACGGTCGCCGGGATCTGCGGATCCCGCTGACGATGGCGTCGTTCGCACCCGATGGCGCCGTCGTCGCGACGGCCGAGGATCAGCTGGCGTTTCTGCGGGCATTCCTCTCCGGCGAGCTGTTTCCCGCCGAGTACCTCGCGGAGATGACGGCGGAGTGGAACTCGCCGCTCGGCGGCTGGGTGCCCCTGCAGTACGGGGTGGGGATCATGCGGTTCGCGCTGCCTCGGTGGCAGACGTTCCCGATCCGCGTGCCCCCGATGATCGGGCACGCCGGCGCGACGGGGAGCGTGCTCTTCGCCGATCCGGTGCACGGGCTGCTGGTCGCGGGAACCGTGAACCAGATGCAGCCGCGGCGGCTCCCCTATCCGCTGCTCGCGCGGATCACCGCGGCCGTCGGCCCGCTCGTCTCCGCCGACCGAGCCGCGAGCGTCACCGCCACTTGA
- a CDS encoding ABC transporter ATP-binding protein, whose product MPAVVVDALRKSFGDVRAVEDVGFVVTEGEVFGILGPNGAGKTTTVECVAGALAPDSGSIRVLGVDPRRSPRLVKEQVGYQLQSSALPPTLRVGEAVDLFAAFYDSPVDTAEILDLVGLAEERRRPYGKLSGGQQQRLSIALALVGSPKVAVFDELTTGLDPIGRRLVWDLVDRIRDGGVTILLVTHYLDEVERLCDRVAVIDRGRTVFVGTPAQLRQRSAGGAKEPATLEDAYVRLLGAGRSGQKEES is encoded by the coding sequence ATGCCAGCGGTTGTCGTCGACGCACTCCGCAAATCGTTCGGAGACGTCAGAGCGGTAGAAGACGTCGGCTTCGTCGTGACGGAGGGCGAGGTCTTCGGCATCCTCGGACCCAACGGCGCGGGGAAGACCACCACCGTGGAGTGCGTGGCCGGCGCATTGGCGCCGGACTCCGGTTCGATCCGGGTGCTGGGGGTGGACCCGCGACGCTCGCCACGGTTGGTGAAGGAGCAGGTCGGGTATCAGCTGCAATCGTCCGCGCTGCCGCCGACCCTCCGCGTCGGCGAAGCCGTCGACCTGTTCGCCGCGTTCTACGACTCTCCGGTGGACACGGCGGAGATCCTGGACCTCGTCGGGCTGGCCGAGGAGCGTCGGCGCCCCTATGGAAAGCTCTCCGGCGGCCAGCAGCAGCGACTCTCGATCGCCCTCGCGCTGGTGGGCTCGCCCAAGGTCGCCGTCTTCGACGAGCTCACGACGGGACTCGATCCCATCGGCCGACGGCTGGTCTGGGATCTGGTCGACCGCATCCGCGACGGCGGCGTGACGATCCTTCTCGTCACGCACTATCTGGACGAGGTCGAGCGGCTGTGCGACCGGGTGGCCGTGATCGACAGGGGGCGGACGGTCTTCGTGGGGACACCCGCCCAGTTGCGGCAGCGATCGGCGGGTGGTGCGAAAGAGCCGGCCACACTCGAGGACGCCTACGTGCGCCTGCTCGGCGCCGGCCGGTCGGGGCAGAAGGAGGAGAGCTGA
- a CDS encoding ABC transporter permease — protein MRATRALTKVEFLLFLRNPTSVFMALLLPSLLLLLQGYVIGGTLEPAGASGQRAIDYFLPIAIAIAVTSVAITNYPSAVGAYRESGVLRRLAATPVGAHRVLLAQWLVAVATLLASILVASTLARLAFDARAPRSAPLAVAVVLLGAVAMMAVGSVIAAVAASAQIAYGMGFLVFVACLFTAGVWTPGPMMPEPIRTVSSFTPVGAMTQALTDAWYAGTATWSPFLVMAAWAVVAGVVALRVFKWR, from the coding sequence ATGCGGGCGACGCGCGCACTGACCAAGGTGGAGTTCCTGCTCTTCCTGCGAAACCCGACGAGCGTGTTCATGGCGCTCCTGCTTCCTTCCCTGCTCCTGCTCCTGCAGGGGTATGTCATCGGGGGGACGCTGGAGCCGGCGGGCGCCTCGGGGCAGCGCGCCATCGACTACTTCCTGCCCATCGCGATCGCGATCGCGGTCACGAGCGTGGCGATCACGAACTACCCGTCGGCCGTCGGCGCGTACCGCGAGAGCGGCGTGCTGCGCCGCCTGGCCGCGACCCCCGTCGGTGCGCATCGGGTGCTGCTCGCGCAGTGGCTGGTCGCTGTCGCGACTCTGCTGGCGTCGATCCTCGTCGCCTCGACGCTTGCTCGCCTGGCCTTCGACGCCCGCGCGCCGCGCAGCGCCCCGCTGGCGGTGGCGGTGGTCCTCCTCGGCGCCGTCGCGATGATGGCGGTCGGTTCGGTGATCGCGGCCGTCGCGGCGAGTGCCCAGATCGCGTACGGCATGGGATTCCTGGTCTTCGTGGCCTGCCTGTTCACCGCGGGCGTGTGGACTCCGGGCCCGATGATGCCCGAGCCGATCCGCACGGTGTCATCGTTCACGCCGGTGGGCGCGATGACCCAGGCCCTCACCGACGCCTGGTACGCGGGGACCGCGACATGGTCGCCCTTCCTCGTCATGGCCGCGTGGGCCGTGGTGGCGGGGGTCGTCGCGCTGCGCGTCTTCAAGTGGCGGTGA
- a CDS encoding MurR/RpiR family transcriptional regulator encodes MTGQRGSGARTSAVRPLLATIRATIPAMPPSEKRLAETLLNDPETFSTLSINEVADAAGTSTTTVVRFYRRLGFTGFKDLKHDLAQETLRASLLVHSVPATASDIAPDDTLEQIVAKVARDETLSISDTADVLDVAVLARAVTALARADRIDVFGVGASAVVGIDLQRKLSRIGRTAITWPDAHTAWTAAAVLGPRSVAVAISHSGETMDTVEFLRLARAAGSATVAITNVPDSSITREADVALYTAARETPFRSGALGSRIAQLMVVDCLFIGVVQADYTSSVDAIRATYDAVQSRSLHPR; translated from the coding sequence ATGACGGGACAGCGCGGCAGCGGCGCGCGTACGAGTGCCGTGCGCCCCCTGCTGGCCACGATCCGCGCGACGATCCCCGCCATGCCGCCGTCCGAGAAGCGACTCGCCGAGACCCTGCTGAACGATCCGGAGACCTTCTCCACCCTCAGCATCAACGAGGTCGCCGATGCGGCCGGAACCTCGACCACGACCGTCGTGCGCTTCTACCGCCGGCTGGGCTTCACCGGGTTCAAGGACCTCAAGCACGACCTCGCGCAGGAGACGCTGCGCGCAAGCCTGCTCGTTCACTCCGTCCCCGCGACAGCGAGCGATATCGCACCCGATGACACCCTCGAGCAGATCGTCGCGAAGGTCGCCCGCGATGAGACGCTCTCCATCAGCGACACGGCCGACGTGCTCGACGTCGCCGTGCTCGCACGGGCCGTGACAGCCCTCGCCCGCGCCGACCGCATCGACGTCTTCGGTGTGGGCGCCAGCGCTGTCGTCGGCATCGACCTGCAGCGGAAGCTGAGCCGGATCGGACGGACGGCGATCACCTGGCCCGACGCCCATACCGCGTGGACGGCAGCCGCCGTCCTGGGGCCGCGAAGCGTAGCGGTGGCGATCTCTCACTCCGGGGAGACGATGGACACGGTGGAGTTCCTCCGTCTGGCCCGCGCGGCCGGGTCGGCAACCGTCGCCATCACGAACGTCCCCGACTCCTCGATCACGCGCGAGGCGGACGTCGCGCTCTACACCGCGGCACGTGAGACACCGTTCCGCTCCGGCGCGCTGGGCAGCCGAATCGCACAGCTGATGGTCGTGGACTGCCTGTTCATCGGCGTCGTCCAGGCCGACTACACCAGTTCGGTCGACGCGATCCGCGCCACGTACGACGCGGTTCAGTCGCGCTCGCTGCACCCTCGCTGA
- a CDS encoding helix-turn-helix transcriptional regulator yields the protein MATVDSDGLTQLLSSIHLDVGTTRRAWLAPAALRPFPPAAVTLVYLAEGSAHVHPAVVLAGRLDAGSSPRIDAEGGSDRSALLAGDAILTLGARPFALESEQGASIVIVDIQLADAAAGIRAVLPDVVAIPGFARLEPAAAALATSMGITDPGACGDRASDPVICRLMAATVLLSAIRAWAEPPTAPTAGASTPIDPFLERVVRAIHDQPGRDWTVELLASVGAMSRSAFAERFRSALGRSPASYVAAVRMSTAKGLLEQGMAVSAVARELGYGSDEGFSRAFRRHTGVTPSRWRRRPAPVLSVPAADAEGQRARLDAPKTAAPSRRVVPAIG from the coding sequence ATGGCGACCGTGGATTCGGATGGGCTGACGCAACTGCTGTCCTCCATCCATCTGGACGTGGGCACCACGCGCCGCGCGTGGCTGGCGCCGGCCGCCTTGCGGCCTTTCCCACCCGCCGCGGTCACGCTCGTGTATCTGGCGGAGGGCAGCGCCCACGTGCATCCCGCGGTCGTCCTCGCCGGCCGGCTCGACGCCGGATCTTCCCCGCGGATCGACGCTGAGGGCGGCAGCGACCGGTCTGCACTGCTCGCCGGCGACGCCATCCTCACCCTCGGAGCCCGGCCGTTCGCGCTGGAGTCGGAGCAGGGGGCCTCGATCGTGATCGTCGACATCCAGCTGGCGGATGCGGCCGCCGGCATCCGTGCCGTCCTTCCGGACGTGGTTGCAATCCCCGGTTTCGCTCGCCTCGAGCCGGCCGCGGCCGCCCTTGCCACGAGCATGGGGATCACCGATCCGGGTGCCTGCGGTGATCGCGCGAGCGATCCCGTCATCTGCCGCCTGATGGCCGCCACGGTGCTCCTGTCGGCCATCCGAGCGTGGGCGGAGCCCCCAACCGCTCCGACCGCTGGAGCGTCGACGCCGATCGACCCCTTCCTGGAGCGGGTGGTCAGGGCGATCCACGATCAGCCCGGCCGGGATTGGACGGTGGAGCTTCTCGCGAGCGTGGGCGCGATGTCGCGGTCGGCGTTCGCCGAACGGTTCCGAAGCGCGCTCGGACGCTCCCCCGCCAGTTACGTCGCGGCGGTGCGGATGAGCACGGCGAAAGGCCTGCTGGAGCAGGGGATGGCGGTGTCCGCCGTCGCCCGCGAACTGGGATACGGGTCCGACGAGGGATTCAGCCGCGCGTTCCGCCGGCACACCGGCGTCACTCCTTCGAGGTGGCGGAGACGACCTGCGCCAGTCCTCTCCGTGCCGGCGGCCGACGCCGAGGGTCAGCGCGCCCGGTTGGACGCGCCGAAGACGGCCGCCCCGAGCAGGAGGGTCGTCCCCGCGATCGGATAG
- a CDS encoding MFS transporter: MPTTAPIPLAPAGVAQKMRYGGLIALMMMSFLLVTAEFLPNGVLTEMAAGLGVSAGQAGQTVTVTALVGLVAALTVGLVFPRLDRRSLLVWMAIAAAVSNVIVAVAPNLVIVLAARFFLGAAISAFWTMSISVAARIAGPERLGRAVMFASAGASLATVAGVPLGVFLSGILDWRVVFALAGAASGLVAIALRALLPSVPAAPSSSLAIVGDTIRRPGVALALVGHVLVVLGHFLAYTYIRLALERVQAGPDGAPVDAATIVLLLALFGAGGLIGNIVIGMVVDRSFALFAVLAPVLMAGAVFATLLLSTSVVVVAVVAFVWGFFFASWLIVVNTWVGHRMPDRLEAGGSLVVVGFQLAIMVAAALGGLLVDTVGVELVYPIAGTTLLLGAAVFGASNRAR, from the coding sequence ATGCCCACGACCGCGCCCATTCCCCTCGCACCGGCCGGAGTCGCTCAGAAGATGCGCTACGGCGGACTCATCGCCCTGATGATGATGAGCTTCCTGCTCGTCACCGCCGAGTTCCTGCCCAACGGGGTGCTCACCGAGATGGCGGCGGGACTCGGCGTCAGCGCCGGTCAGGCTGGTCAGACCGTCACGGTCACGGCTCTGGTGGGCCTTGTCGCCGCGCTCACCGTGGGGCTCGTCTTCCCCCGCCTGGATCGCCGTTCCCTGCTGGTGTGGATGGCGATCGCGGCCGCGGTCTCGAACGTGATCGTCGCCGTCGCGCCCAACCTCGTGATCGTGCTGGCCGCGCGGTTCTTCCTGGGAGCTGCGATCAGCGCGTTCTGGACGATGTCGATCTCGGTGGCCGCGCGCATCGCCGGTCCCGAGCGCCTCGGGCGAGCAGTGATGTTCGCGTCTGCCGGAGCATCCCTCGCCACGGTCGCGGGCGTCCCGCTCGGGGTCTTCCTCAGCGGGATCCTGGACTGGCGCGTCGTCTTCGCGCTCGCCGGCGCTGCCTCCGGGTTGGTGGCGATCGCACTGCGCGCCCTGCTGCCGTCGGTCCCGGCCGCACCGTCGTCGAGCTTGGCGATCGTCGGCGACACCATCCGGCGACCCGGCGTCGCCCTCGCCCTGGTCGGTCACGTGCTCGTCGTGCTCGGCCACTTCCTCGCCTACACCTACATCCGTCTCGCTCTCGAACGCGTGCAGGCCGGCCCCGATGGCGCTCCGGTCGACGCGGCGACGATCGTGCTTCTGCTCGCGCTGTTCGGCGCGGGAGGCCTCATCGGCAACATCGTCATCGGGATGGTGGTGGACCGCTCGTTCGCGCTGTTCGCAGTGCTCGCGCCGGTGCTGATGGCCGGGGCCGTCTTCGCGACACTGCTCCTGTCCACGTCGGTGGTCGTCGTCGCGGTCGTCGCCTTCGTCTGGGGGTTCTTCTTCGCCTCCTGGCTCATCGTCGTCAACACCTGGGTGGGGCACCGGATGCCCGACCGACTCGAGGCCGGGGGAAGCCTGGTGGTCGTGGGCTTCCAGCTCGCGATCATGGTCGCCGCCGCGCTCGGGGGATTGCTCGTCGACACCGTCGGCGTCGAGCTGGTCTATCCGATCGCGGGGACGACCCTCCTGCTCGGGGCGGCCGTCTTCGGCGCGTCCAACCGGGCGCGCTGA
- a CDS encoding glyceraldehyde-3-phosphate dehydrogenase, whose protein sequence is MESYNSHRDTWAAQETLAEQLIPRIGRLYRDHGVVTSIHGQRLINLSATGVIAVHERAAHLGHEQLRLEETARVLDALLAVAPRPASVDVARLAKALRAEDAAAEDVLGELLADLPARGADGTDVVLYGFGRIGRLLARILIAHAGNGRGLRLRAIVVRRGSDNDLIKRASLLQRDSVHGPFEGSVTVDAEADVLIANGTRVQVIYSDDPASVDYTVYGIQDAIVVDNTGRWRDEEGLSRHLQSAGVSRVLLTAPGKGALKNIVHGINHDTITATDRILSAASCTTNAITPVLKAIDNAFGVERGHVETVHSFTNDQNLIDNFHKGDRRGRSAVLNMVITETGAATAVAKALPKLAGRLTGSSIRVPTPDVSLAILNLTLASPATKEGVNDYLRRTSMHSDLRQQIDYVESPEVVSTDFVGSHRAGIVDGLATIADGVNLVLYVWYDNEYGYSCQVIRVLEEMAGTHPVVVPPRTEVRRELTGV, encoded by the coding sequence ATCGAGAGCTACAACTCCCACCGCGACACCTGGGCGGCCCAGGAGACGCTCGCCGAGCAGCTGATCCCACGGATCGGGCGGCTGTACCGCGACCACGGCGTGGTCACCTCCATCCACGGTCAGCGGCTCATCAATCTGTCGGCGACGGGCGTGATCGCCGTGCACGAGCGCGCCGCGCACCTCGGCCATGAGCAGCTGCGGCTGGAGGAGACCGCGCGGGTTCTCGACGCCCTCCTCGCCGTCGCGCCGCGACCCGCATCGGTGGACGTGGCTCGGCTCGCGAAGGCCTTGCGGGCCGAGGATGCCGCGGCCGAGGACGTGCTCGGCGAGCTGCTCGCCGACCTCCCCGCGCGGGGAGCCGATGGCACCGACGTCGTGCTGTACGGTTTCGGCCGCATCGGCCGCCTCCTCGCCCGCATCCTGATCGCCCACGCGGGCAATGGGCGCGGCCTGCGACTGCGGGCCATCGTCGTGCGTCGCGGCTCGGACAACGACCTGATCAAACGCGCGAGCCTGCTGCAGCGCGACTCGGTGCACGGCCCGTTCGAGGGATCGGTCACCGTCGATGCGGAGGCGGACGTCCTCATCGCGAACGGGACCCGCGTCCAGGTGATCTACTCCGACGACCCGGCAAGCGTGGACTACACGGTGTACGGCATCCAGGACGCGATCGTCGTGGACAACACCGGTCGCTGGCGGGACGAGGAGGGTCTCTCGCGCCACCTGCAGAGTGCGGGAGTCTCGCGTGTGCTGCTCACCGCTCCCGGCAAGGGAGCGCTGAAGAACATCGTCCATGGCATCAATCACGACACGATCACGGCGACGGATCGGATCCTCTCCGCCGCGTCCTGCACGACGAACGCCATCACTCCGGTGCTGAAGGCGATCGACAACGCGTTCGGGGTGGAGCGCGGGCACGTCGAGACCGTGCATTCGTTCACCAACGACCAGAACCTGATCGACAACTTCCACAAGGGCGACCGCCGGGGTCGGTCGGCCGTGCTGAACATGGTCATCACCGAGACGGGGGCCGCGACGGCGGTGGCCAAGGCGCTGCCGAAGCTCGCCGGCCGGCTGACCGGTTCCAGCATCCGCGTCCCCACGCCGGATGTGTCGCTGGCGATCCTCAACCTGACGCTGGCGAGCCCGGCCACCAAGGAGGGGGTCAACGACTACCTGCGGCGCACGTCGATGCACTCCGACCTGAGGCAGCAGATCGACTACGTCGAGTCTCCCGAGGTCGTCTCCACCGACTTCGTCGGTTCGCACCGCGCGGGCATCGTCGACGGCCTCGCCACGATCGCCGACGGGGTGAACCTGGTGCTGTACGTCTGGTACGACAACGAGTACGGCTACTCGTGCCAGGTGATCCGCGTTCTGGAGGAGATGGCCGGCACCCACCCGGTCGTCGTGCCGCCGCGCACTGAGGTGCGACGCGAGCTCACCGGCGTCTGA
- a CDS encoding PadR family transcriptional regulator produces MSLRFAILGLLSNRPMSGYEVKKVIDASVGHFWTADQSQIYRTLAALVEDGLATRRTVPQDDRPNLHLHSITEAGTEALDVWLTSPLPPEPKREPFLARLFFADRLPPAAVRELLEGRRAEMLAQLAELESVEAPEEPTTVPELLRVATLDNGLQHVRAELAWIATLLSRLEGQA; encoded by the coding sequence GTGTCGTTGCGATTTGCGATCCTGGGCCTGTTGTCGAACCGGCCGATGAGCGGGTACGAGGTGAAGAAGGTGATCGACGCGAGCGTCGGACACTTCTGGACCGCCGACCAGTCTCAGATCTACCGCACCCTGGCGGCCCTCGTGGAGGACGGGTTGGCCACCCGGCGGACCGTGCCGCAGGACGACCGGCCGAACCTCCATCTGCACAGCATCACCGAAGCCGGCACCGAAGCCCTCGACGTGTGGCTGACCTCCCCGCTTCCCCCCGAGCCCAAACGCGAGCCCTTCCTCGCGCGGCTCTTCTTCGCCGATCGACTGCCACCGGCAGCCGTGCGGGAATTGCTCGAGGGTCGCCGGGCAGAGATGCTCGCGCAGCTCGCCGAACTCGAGTCGGTCGAGGCACCCGAAGAGCCCACGACCGTCCCCGAACTCTTGCGGGTCGCCACTCTCGACAACGGCCTGCAGCACGTCAGGGCGGAGCTGGCCTGGATCGCGACGCTGCTCAGCCGACTCGAGGGGCAGGCCTGA
- a CDS encoding manganese catalase family protein, whose translation MYFHVQQLINEIEQDEPDPAAANALQEGLGGQFGEMRTMMQYLFQSMNFRGPSAKPYKDLIQGIGTEEISHVELIGTTISRLLDGSPRYQGKPTDPVDAPGAKGAIPLNIALSESNIHHYLVGAQGAMPVDAAGNPWLGSYVYNSGNLVLDLLYNLMLESTGRLQKCRLYEMTDNKTARSTISYLIVRDQAHENAYAKALETLGVNWRTSLPIPKTNAEKFPEVARLLEMGLQSKQYSFDLTNLSEAGRIFQGMSPSNDGTKLDASEQAPVGVPMTIAPERFEEFSPGADTELQELIEATAAMEMADIERTFGEMS comes from the coding sequence ATGTACTTTCACGTTCAGCAGCTGATCAACGAGATCGAGCAGGACGAGCCGGATCCCGCCGCCGCCAACGCGCTCCAGGAGGGGCTCGGCGGCCAGTTCGGCGAGATGCGCACGATGATGCAGTACCTGTTCCAGAGCATGAACTTCCGCGGACCGTCCGCTAAGCCCTACAAGGACCTCATCCAGGGCATCGGCACCGAGGAGATCAGTCACGTCGAACTCATCGGGACGACCATCTCGCGTCTGCTCGACGGTTCGCCCCGCTACCAGGGCAAGCCCACCGACCCGGTCGACGCGCCCGGCGCCAAGGGTGCCATCCCCTTGAACATCGCGCTGTCCGAGAGCAACATCCACCACTACCTCGTCGGCGCGCAGGGAGCCATGCCGGTGGATGCGGCGGGCAACCCGTGGCTCGGCAGCTACGTGTACAACTCGGGCAACCTGGTCCTGGACCTGCTCTACAACCTCATGCTCGAATCGACCGGGCGGCTCCAGAAGTGCCGGCTGTACGAGATGACCGACAACAAGACGGCCCGCAGCACGATCTCGTACCTGATCGTGCGCGACCAGGCGCACGAGAACGCGTACGCGAAGGCGCTGGAGACCCTCGGTGTCAACTGGCGTACGTCGCTTCCCATCCCCAAGACCAACGCGGAGAAGTTCCCCGAGGTCGCACGTCTGCTGGAGATGGGACTGCAGAGCAAGCAGTACTCGTTCGATCTGACGAACCTTTCCGAGGCGGGGAGGATCTTCCAGGGGATGTCGCCCTCGAACGACGGCACCAAGCTCGATGCGAGCGAGCAGGCGCCTGTCGGGGTGCCGATGACCATCGCCCCGGAGCGCTTCGAGGAGTTCTCTCCGGGAGCCGACACCGAGCTGCAGGAGCTCATCGAAGCCACCGCAGCCATGGAGATGGCGGACATCGAGCGGACCTTCGGCGAGATGAGCTGA
- a CDS encoding alpha/beta hydrolase: MLVVHGAGAHASALWPVAALLGGRGIDLAAVDLPLYGRTETASRHAVTYEDWVGMLVDLIAAEDDGRPLILFGASIGGLLAVEAAARSGRVASVVATCLLDPRTRDARAVMTRMGPLAPLLMPMLRLVRGPIARVPIKVAWVADLGRMGRDPGLGRLCARDCRGGGAWVPLGFVASYLQHPHAEARASRVPVHLMHPELDDWTPMALSEDTLRGMRSPSTTRLLRGCGHFPLEEPGLQELVDGVEAVAAEAAAAYPHEF; the protein is encoded by the coding sequence ATGCTGGTCGTCCACGGCGCAGGAGCCCACGCGTCGGCTCTGTGGCCCGTCGCGGCCCTGCTGGGCGGCCGCGGGATCGATCTGGCCGCCGTCGACCTTCCCCTCTACGGACGGACCGAGACGGCATCCCGTCACGCGGTGACCTATGAGGACTGGGTCGGGATGCTCGTGGATCTCATCGCCGCTGAAGACGATGGCCGCCCCCTCATTCTCTTCGGCGCCAGTATCGGTGGATTGCTCGCCGTGGAAGCGGCAGCTCGATCGGGCCGCGTCGCCTCCGTCGTCGCCACGTGCCTGCTCGACCCGCGCACCCGGGATGCGCGGGCGGTGATGACGCGAATGGGCCCACTCGCCCCTCTTCTCATGCCGATGCTCCGGCTGGTTCGCGGACCGATCGCCCGAGTGCCCATCAAGGTGGCGTGGGTCGCCGACCTCGGCCGCATGGGGCGCGACCCGGGTTTGGGGCGTCTCTGCGCGAGGGACTGTCGCGGGGGAGGAGCGTGGGTGCCGCTGGGGTTCGTCGCCAGCTACCTGCAGCATCCGCATGCCGAGGCCCGTGCCTCGCGCGTGCCCGTCCATCTGATGCACCCTGAACTGGATGACTGGACGCCCATGGCGTTGAGCGAGGACACATTGCGCGGCATGCGGAGTCCGAGCACCACGCGATTGCTGCGAGGGTGCGGCCACTTCCCTCTGGAAGAGCCCGGTCTGCAGGAGCTCGTGGACGGGGTCGAGGCGGTGGCGGCCGAGGCGGCCGCCGCGTATCCGCACGAGTTCTAG
- a CDS encoding DedA family protein, producing MDVINDFVVQAAASPWVLLVMFGTAVIDGVFPPIPSETVLVAAAAVASASQAYPTVALLCAVAAVGAVIGDNIAYALGRGLGTTRFGWMRRPRVAALFARAQQGLAERGAPLILGARYIPVGRVAVNMSAGALGYPWRRFLPLSILAGTTWAIYSAAIGVLAGKWLEGQPLLSAALGVGVAVVIGVVIDRVTVARRRRSGSAARRETFRPAPRVG from the coding sequence GTGGACGTCATCAATGACTTCGTGGTTCAGGCCGCCGCTTCGCCGTGGGTGTTACTCGTGATGTTCGGCACCGCCGTCATCGACGGGGTCTTCCCGCCGATCCCCAGCGAAACGGTGCTGGTGGCAGCCGCGGCCGTGGCGTCGGCGAGTCAGGCGTATCCGACCGTCGCGCTGCTGTGCGCGGTCGCGGCGGTCGGGGCGGTCATCGGAGACAACATCGCCTACGCCCTGGGGCGTGGGTTGGGGACGACCCGGTTCGGGTGGATGCGACGCCCGCGCGTCGCCGCGCTCTTCGCGCGCGCGCAGCAGGGACTCGCCGAGCGGGGTGCTCCGCTGATCCTCGGCGCCCGCTACATCCCGGTGGGTCGCGTCGCCGTCAACATGTCGGCGGGAGCGCTCGGCTACCCATGGCGGCGCTTCCTGCCCCTCAGCATCCTGGCCGGCACCACGTGGGCGATCTACAGTGCCGCGATCGGGGTTCTCGCGGGGAAGTGGCTGGAGGGGCAGCCGCTGCTCAGCGCCGCACTGGGGGTGGGAGTGGCCGTCGTCATCGGCGTGGTGATCGACCGCGTCACGGTCGCTCGACGCCGGCGATCCGGGTCCGCGGCCCGGCGCGAGACCTTCAGGCCTGCCCCTCGAGTCGGCTGA